From a single Miscanthus floridulus cultivar M001 chromosome 8, ASM1932011v1, whole genome shotgun sequence genomic region:
- the LOC136468582 gene encoding uncharacterized protein: MAPIKATGLSSVLCNPSSSASLHPCRDHTSPPGPNAEESCNPTIGEDNTCVFKLQILDDVPLLKFPGTRLTKKPFKFCSPFKYGIMSRPPPFLELSLWMHSFLCADDSPLKRKTLMHFGTQSLTGQDIALSFADGKFIDFVFMDGFIKCITEDDLIVRPYCHGYRIFLEPLISDIIKSESINTDNSQPPRSQAAVVESIKRCLPTTDLKKANMIFLPVLHLRHWSVYCINLGQARVDVLDTNNYSCNTESTWDTHHSPMGRLLMQRLSVALSKAAPRKFPRFENWRHVPIRVPFEKNINDSGLFSMKFIEFYDGEGHGSLHTTIHADRSTELRAEMLQYMAFHTANNVHPPNELLQFRLGEFHPAYHPMFY; the protein is encoded by the exons ATGGCACCTATAAAAG CCACAGGCTTATCTTCTGTTCTATGTAACCCTTCTTCATCTGCCTCCCTCCATCCCTGTCGCGACCATACCTCTCCCCCTGGTCCAAATGCCGAGGAAAGCTGTAACCCAACCATCGGAGAGGACAACACTTGTGTCTTCAAGTTACAGATTCTAGATGATGTGCCTTTGTTGAAGTTTCCAGGAACGAGATTAACCAAGAAACCATTCAAATTTTGTTCACCATTCAAATATGGAATTATGTCTCGTCCTCCACCTTTTTTAGAGCTTTCATTGTGGATGCATTCCTTCCTGTGTGCAGATGACTCTCCATTGAAAAg GAAAACTTTAATGCACTTTGGGACACAATCACTGACTGGACAAGATATTGCACTTTCCTTTGCTGATGGGAAGTTCATAGACTTTGTTTTCATGGATGGATTCATAAAATGCATAACCGAAGATGACCTAATTGTTCGGCCTTATTGCCATGGGTACCGAATATTTCTTGAACCTCTTATTTCG GATATTATAAAGTCAGAGTCCATCAATACTGACAACTCTCAGCCTCCGCGCAGCCAGGCTGCTGTAGTAGAATCTATAAAGCGATGTCTCCCCACTACAGACTTAAAAAAGGCAAATATG ATATTCCTTCCAGTCTTACATCTTCGTCACTGGTCTGTATACTGTATCAATCTTGGCCAAGCTCGTGTCGATGTTCTGGACACCAATAATTATAGTTGCAACACTGAGTCCACATGGGATACACACCATTCACCAATGGGTCGATTACTTATGCAACGCCTTAGTGTTGCACTGTCTAAAGCTGCTCCCCGCAAATTCCCTCGCTTTGAAAATTGG AGACATGTCCCTATCCGGGTTCCATTTGAAAAGAACATTAATGACTCAGGTTTATTCTCTATGAAGTTCATTGAATTCTATGACGGTGAGGGCCATGGTTCCCTGCATACTACCATACATGCG GATCGATCAACGGAGTTGAGGGCAGAAATGCTACAATATATGGCCTTCCATACTGCGAACAATGTCCACCCTCCCAATGAGCTTCTTCAATTCCGTCTTGGAGAGTTCCATCCTGCCTACCACCCTATGTTTTATTAA